One genomic segment of Sphingobacteriales bacterium includes these proteins:
- a CDS encoding peptidase M61, which translates to MLFKSVKVLVFICISSFLIHAQNKYQFAIDLINVQNDQIKVTLKTPKIETRKALYMLPSVVPGTYSKYDFGRYVENFKAFDKNGKELPVKRDGDNLFYIKKAKNLAKIEYYVNDTWDAPNNKPFVFQPGGSNIESGKNYALNSHCLFGYFDGLKTRPFEITINKPAEMYGSSPLKKKQVNTTQDILYADSYMRLADSPFMYCKPDTANFKVGNMAVQISAYSPNGLVDAAWLANLIKPMGEALGKFFGGKLPVDNYNFIFYFAGSNQMVNQDPGTMSGFGALEHSYSSFYYLPEMQGDHLTGMVNEVCAHEFMHILTPLNLHSYEIGDFDFRNPKMSKHLWMYEGTTEYFAQLVLVRGGITTPEDFMKNMREKMLLAEKFDPISFTKMSAAILDKNLQDDYLNVYQKGALIGFGLDVLIMQKSKGKKGWREVMLQLAKKYGPKKPFEDDKLIDEIVKMTYPEVRTYFEKYVIGNQPIDFSGILPAIGWEYLAEAEVEKAGYGDFSIGFGEGKLMFVNVGENPLGIQEKDALKKINGQELSFENAMVLLQSLFISAEMKQLSITVERNGQDVELSGNPTVTRVKEKNIVRPMANPTAEQKKLADSFFQGINIEK; encoded by the coding sequence ATGTTGTTTAAATCCGTTAAAGTTTTAGTTTTTATTTGTATTAGCTCGTTTCTAATACATGCCCAAAATAAATATCAGTTTGCCATTGATTTGATTAATGTGCAAAACGACCAAATTAAAGTAACCCTAAAAACGCCCAAAATTGAAACGCGTAAAGCACTTTATATGCTGCCTTCGGTAGTGCCGGGCACCTACTCGAAATACGATTTTGGCCGCTACGTCGAAAACTTTAAAGCTTTTGACAAAAATGGCAAAGAACTACCCGTAAAACGCGATGGCGATAATTTATTCTATATTAAAAAAGCAAAAAATTTAGCTAAAATTGAATATTACGTAAACGACACCTGGGATGCTCCAAACAATAAGCCTTTTGTTTTTCAGCCCGGAGGCAGCAATATTGAATCCGGAAAAAACTACGCCCTTAACAGCCACTGTCTCTTTGGGTATTTCGATGGCTTAAAAACGCGCCCTTTCGAAATTACCATCAACAAGCCCGCCGAAATGTACGGCAGCTCGCCGCTAAAGAAAAAACAAGTAAATACTACCCAAGACATATTGTATGCCGACAGTTATATGCGCCTTGCCGACAGCCCGTTTATGTATTGCAAACCCGATACCGCTAATTTTAAAGTAGGCAATATGGCGGTGCAAATATCGGCCTACTCGCCAAATGGCTTGGTTGATGCGGCTTGGCTGGCAAACCTAATTAAACCAATGGGAGAGGCTTTAGGTAAATTTTTTGGCGGCAAACTGCCCGTTGATAACTACAATTTTATATTTTATTTTGCCGGAAGCAACCAAATGGTTAATCAAGACCCAGGCACCATGAGTGGCTTTGGCGCTTTAGAACACTCGTACAGTTCGTTTTATTATTTGCCCGAAATGCAAGGCGACCACCTAACCGGAATGGTAAACGAAGTTTGCGCCCACGAATTTATGCACATCTTAACACCGCTAAACCTGCACAGTTACGAAATTGGCGACTTTGATTTCCGCAACCCCAAAATGTCGAAACATTTATGGATGTATGAAGGCACAACCGAGTATTTTGCACAATTGGTATTGGTGCGCGGCGGCATTACCACTCCCGAAGATTTTATGAAAAATATGCGCGAAAAAATGCTGCTAGCCGAAAAATTTGACCCCATATCGTTTACCAAAATGAGCGCAGCTATTTTAGACAAAAATTTACAAGACGATTATTTAAATGTTTACCAAAAAGGAGCACTAATTGGCTTTGGCCTCGATGTATTGATTATGCAAAAAAGCAAGGGCAAAAAAGGTTGGCGCGAAGTAATGCTGCAGTTAGCTAAAAAATATGGGCCTAAAAAACCATTTGAAGACGACAAACTAATTGACGAAATTGTGAAAATGACTTATCCAGAAGTGCGTACCTATTTTGAAAAATATGTAATTGGCAATCAACCAATTGATTTTTCGGGTATATTGCCCGCTATTGGGTGGGAATATTTAGCCGAAGCCGAAGTTGAAAAGGCCGGCTACGGCGATTTTTCGATAGGATTTGGCGAAGGAAAACTAATGTTTGTAAACGTAGGCGAAAATCCACTGGGTATCCAAGAAAAAGATGCTCTTAAAAAAATTAACGGCCAAGAACTAAGTTTTGAAAATGCCATGGTATTATTACAAAGTTTATTTATAAGCGCCGAAATGAAACAATTAAGTATTACAGTAGAACGCAACGGGCAAGATGTTGAACTAAGCGGCAATCCAAC
- a CDS encoding D-tyrosyl-tRNA(Tyr) deacylase produces the protein MRAVIQRVSSASVTIDGSLYAQINSGFLILLGIEQADANSYPFLNLNTVQQQPILPDIIWLTQKIVNLRIFSDDDGKMNRSIIDELPNADVLVVSQFTLHASTKKGNRPSFIRAAQPNIANAIYEQFCQALSELLGKKVQTGSFGANMQVASVNDGPVTIIIDTLNKE, from the coding sequence ATGCGGGCTGTTATTCAGCGAGTTAGTAGTGCATCTGTTACCATTGATGGCAGTTTGTACGCCCAAATAAATTCCGGATTTTTAATTTTATTGGGTATTGAACAAGCCGATGCAAATAGCTATCCATTTCTAAATCTAAACACAGTACAGCAGCAACCAATTCTTCCGGATATAATATGGCTAACGCAAAAAATAGTCAATTTGCGTATTTTTTCAGACGATGACGGCAAAATGAACCGCTCAATAATAGACGAATTACCTAATGCAGACGTACTTGTAGTAAGCCAATTTACCCTGCACGCAAGCACAAAAAAAGGCAACCGACCCTCGTTTATACGCGCAGCCCAGCCCAATATAGCCAATGCTATTTACGAGCAATTTTGCCAAGCCCTTAGTGAGCTATTAGGTAAAAAGGTGCAAACAGGCAGTTTTGGGGCCAATATGCAAGTAGCTTCGGTAAACGACGGCCCCGTAACCATTATTATTGACACCTTAAACAAAGAGTAA